GAACTGTTATTGATTGGCACATCCAAGCAAATATCTAAACTTTCTTTTGATGGGTTATCGGTTGGAAGTTCTGTCATAAAGTCATCTTCCACTGTTAGGAATCTTGGAGTGTGTCTTGACACGCATCTGAACATGGAAGCACACAtcacaaatgtgtgtaaatcatCATACCATATGATATATAACCTTAGACGTATcaggaaatattttgatgagaacagtatgaaaatgattgtccAAGCATGTATTGTTAGTAAATTGGATTATTGTAATGGGTTATTGTATGGACTCCCTGATTCTCAAGTTGGGCGCCTGCAGCGAGTCCAAAACTCCTGTGCAAGGCTTATTTGTAACAAACCTAGGTTTTCAAGGATTACTCCTCTTCTGAAAGATTTACACTGGCTTCCGATTCGTAAACGaatattgtttaagattttgttgATTGTGTATAAGTCACTTATCGGTCAAGCCCCCAGTTACATATCCGAATTATTAGTGTTTAAATCTCATCGACATACTCATAATTTGCGCAGTTCTAAGGACACTCTTCTTTTACAGAttccaacatgtaaaacaaaagtaacattgggagacagagcatttgcctgtgcagctcccaaactctggaatgatctaccactagaagtccggaaatccccaacagtagcagtctttaaatcacaACTCAAAACACATCTCTTCTTTTAACTGTTCGTTattatcaagcacatcagaagcttttgcagcgcagaagaatatatgtctataggttttgcgctttataaattgatattattattattattattattacataaatATCCTTGGATATGGATCATTTTGATAACAAGGAATATGAAATGTATTATGACAATGCGTCCACCACATACGAGTTACTTTGTTACTTggacaatattttctttcttttgcatatGATTACACACGTGTCTGCATACAGAtgatcaataaatcaaatcctCAACAACTTCATTATGAACGAACATTCTTGAGGAGTGTCATTCTACCACAAATATTCCGATTCCATTGAAAAGTCTTATAAAGTGTTACAAGTTTATACTCGACATTTAACTCCAACAGTGTAGGACCTACTTGCGACAGAATTTCACACATATCAATAAACAATGATAACTTGTACTAGCACTTAATTCCCTATTATACAACCAATATagataacatttttttaaataatccTTACCATACTTATACGAACCATTGAATAACAATACAGAACAAACGCATAATTATAACTCAACAATGATATACAAGCACAGCATTCTTTACTCCACATCCAAGACAATAATTGTTGATAAATGTTGCCATGTACATCAGAACCATTGAATAATATACACAGCGAACTTTAAAGAGGAACCATTTAATAATATATACAGCAAAATTTGAAGAGCTGGGGGCTTTGTACATACATCAAGGAAAGCATTAGTTATGTTCATTCAAAATGTGTTCAGcgattgtttttatttatttattgattcattatttgcttattttatttctgttacttttattagtattagtattagtatagtattagtattagtattagtgttagtattaatattagtattagtatcagTATTAGTATAGTATTAGCATACATTGTGCAGAAAGAGTATCTGAAACATCTTTTCTAGACTTAAACAATGTATTGAATGATCGAATGAAAATCTCGATTTACACTTGGTTGCCTAAGCAAGGATATGATCATGTTTGATATGACATGCCCTTGTCAGTATGTATTCCTTTATTATCGGGTAACTTTTGGCACATGTGTTTATACCTCATGATAATATACACGTATAATCGTTCCCTTCTTTTCCCACACAACATCCAGTAAGCCTAGGGCTTAAGTACATCTTGGCTAGGTAGGAAAACAGGCGCCTGAGCCTGGGAAAAGTCGAGACATCACCGACACCACAACGGAGTACATATACACAGATCCCTGCAGTGGAAGCAAAGGCGTAACCCCCATACGTCTTACTCTTAGTATTGGAGGCAACTGGAATTCATGTTGAGCCTtaacctttttctttctctttccaaaCACTTTCCCTTACTCAAATGCGTGTATAATATCTACTTCATCCAGGGCAGATGAGCTACTAAGCCAGTCAACGACCTGTTTGGAGGTGGTACACACCTACATGTAATGTATAAGGAGTAAACCTTTCAAATCCGAAGTGGAGCCCCCTAGGCGGGTCAGTGTTATGGACATTGCTTCGACAACTCCTGTAGCGAAAGCTGATGCCAAACGAAGCACTCGTCGTTCCTTTGGATCACATCAGTGAGGCAGAGAGAGGGATTCTGATGACTGGGCATCCCAGTATCTCCATATATCGCGCCCAGGCTTGCGCTCTGGAGAGGTCACACAAGCACTCTCTTCATTGACGGTAATATCAACACTGGAGGCAGCAGTCACGAGTTACAAGTCTCGAATATTTAATAGCGTATACTCAGACGCTATGGATTGCCTCTGACGGTGGGAGGGATCATCGCAGTCCCATTGGACAGCTACCGCCCGCCTCGAGCTGGGCAGCCCCCAGCCAGTTAGGTGCTGTCCCGCCACAGCTTGCCTTCCTCATTAGGTACATGGGGATAATGATAACTCCGACAAGCAAGCTGTAACTACTGCACCAAGCAAAAACAGGAAGAAAGTAATGGAAAACATGAGACTAGCTCTCAAATTTGGATCGTGGAACGTTCGAACAATGACCCCTGGACACGGACATGATTCTGACCTCTAAGACATCAACGATGCAAGAAAGACTGCTATCATTAATGATGAACTACTGAGACTACAGGTTGATATTGCTGCCCTACAAGAAACACGTCTACTTGGATCAGGCAccctgaaagagagagagactaaACCTTCTCCTGGCAAGGAAAGAGCACAGAGGAGCGCAGAGATCATGGAGCGGGATTTGCAGTCAGGAACTCTCTGCTGAGTATGGTTGAGCCAGATGACAAGGGTAGTGAACGACTTCTGATTCTCCGACTCCAAACCTCTGATGGGCCAGTCACCCTTGTCAGTGCCTATACACCAACTCTGCCCTCCACGCCAGAGGCCAAGGACGAGTTCTATACTAACCTCAGCGATATCCTCAGGAACATTCCAGACAATGAACACCTTGTCCATCTTGGTGACTTTAACGCCAGAGTGGGTGCTGACCACGACTCTTGGCCATCCTACCTAGGGTATTTCGATGTGGGCAGGATTAACGAGAACGGGCAGCGCCTGCTAGAACTGTGCTCCTTCCACGGCCTCTGCGTAACCAACCCCTACTTTCAGACTAAGCTACAGCACAGAGTGTCATGGAGACACCCACGCTCCAAGCACTGGCACCAGCTGGATCTGGTCATTGTCAGACGAACAAACCTCAAGACTGTGCTTCTCAGTCGCTCATACCACAGTGCAGACTGCGACAACGACCACTCACTGGTGTGCAGCAAGCTCAGACTTCACCCGAAGAAGTTCCACAGAACAAAGACAGCGGGGAATCCGCGCATCGACACCACAAAGATGCAGTGTCCGGATAAAGTTGAGGAGTTTGCCAAGTCACTTGTGGATGCTTTGTCTGCAGACAAACAGCGAAACTCGGCTTCTGAGAAATTGGACCACCTTTGGGAGACCATTCAGAAAACAGCTCTTCATACATTCGGAATGAAGACCTCCAAGAACTGCGACTGGTTTGAAGCCAGGTCAAATGTGATGATGTCCATCATCGATGCAAAGCGTGCTGCCCTCGTTGAATACAAGCGCTCACCAAACGAGAAATCTCTTCAAGCACTTAGAGCTGCTAGGGGCAAAGTGCAGCAGACAGCAAAAATGTGCTAATGAATACTGGCAGCAGTTCAGAAATGACATCCAGACTGCAGCTGCCACAGGCAAAATCAAAAGGATGTATGAGGGAATCAAGTGTGCGCTAGGCCCAACACAGACCAAGACGCCCCCCTCAAATCTGCTAGTGGGGAAGTAATTACTGACAAAGGAAAACAGATGGAGAGATGGGTTGAGCACTACTCAGAGCTGTACTTCAAAGAAAATGTCTCTTCCGTCCTTGActggagctggatgtagatcCAACATAGGAGGAGCTCTACAAGGCTTTCGACAGTTTAACTTGTGACAAGGCACCTGGCAACGATGGCATCACGCCAGACCTGATCAAGTGTtgcaaaaatacatttcttctGCCCTTTCTTGACATCCTCTGCCAATGTTGGAGAGAGGGAACCCCACCACAAGATATGCAAGATGCCAAGATTGTCATCCTGTATAAGAACAAGGGTGACAAAAGTGACTGCTACAACTACAGAGACATCTCCCTCCTGACTGTTGTAGGCAAACTCTTTGCCCGAGTCGTGCTCATGCGCCTGCAGAATCTAGCAGAGCGCGACTACCAAGAGTCCCAATGTGGCTTCCGTGCAGAACGCTCAACAGTGGCCATGATCTTCTCCCTCCGCCAACTGCAGGAGAAATGCAGAGAACCACAAAAGTCCTTGTATATCTCCTTCGTCGACCTGACTAAAGCATTTGACAACGTGAGCAGGGAAGGGCTCTTCAACATCCTGATATTAATTGGATGTCCTCCCAAACTACACAGAATAATTATCTTTTCATGACGACATGAGTGCAACTGTACAGTATGAGGGCAACATTTCCGAGCCCTTTGACGTCATGAGTGGTGTGAAACAAGGCTGTGTCCTTGCGTCCACCCTCTTGAGCATCTTCTTCTCCGTAGTACTAAAGAATGCCTTTCGGACCTCAACTGAAGGGGTATACCTACACACCAGATCAGACGGTAGACTGTTCAACCTTGCAAGACTGAGAGCGAAGTCCTTATCAGAGACCTACTATTTGCTGATGACGCAGCAGTTACATCTCACACTGAGCAGGGTATCCAGTGTCTCATGGACAGACTCTCTCAAGCTTGCAAAGACTTCGGTCTCACCATCAGCTTGGAAAAGATCAATGTTTTGGGCCAAGATGTTGACACTCCACCTGTCAAGTTCACCTACCTTGGTTCCGTAATCAGCGAAAATCTATCCCTCGATGCTGAAATCAACTGCCGCATTGGGAAGGCAACGACTACACTTGGCCAACTAACGACACGAGTCTGGAAGAATCCCAAGCTAACGTAAAAACAAAGATGGCcgtgtacaatgcatgtatcATCAGTACACTCTTCTACGGAAGTGAAGCGTGGATCAAATATGCCAAACATGAGCGGAAGCTGAATAGCTTCCATCTCCGCAGCCTGCGGCGCATCCTTGACATAAACTGGACCGACAAGGTGCCAAATGCCAAGGTCCTTGAGCGTGCTGGCCTCCCCACCATGTACACGCTGATAAGAAAGCACAGATTGCGTTGGCTCGGACATGTGCGCAGGACGGACGATGGCCGCATACCAAAATACATCCTCTAAGGTGAGCTCGACTCTGGCAAAAGATCTGTTACCCGCCCCCAGTTGAGGTATAAGGACGTTTGCAAACGTGACCTGAAAGCCCTGGACCTGATACCAACAGTTGGAAAGATCTTATCAGCAGACCGCAGCAGATGGCGCAGTACGCTCCAGATGCAACTCAAAGCAGGTGAAACGAGGATCCTGAGCCTTGCAAATGAAAAGAGAACCAGACGGAAAACACAAGCACGTGGAGAAAACCCTGCGACTACCCACACTTGTCACAGAATGGTAGAGACTGCTATTCGCGAATTGGACTTGTGAGCCACAGTCGATGCTGTGGCACCAGTGGAAGaattatcaccaaaacttgacAACTCCTAGAGCGCATTACCCATGGTCAACACTGACCGACGGAGGCCTACATAAAGTTACACTTTCACGTCTTAGATAATAACAGAAGTATTTGTCTTACTGCCAATTGTTATGATCTGAATTGATGACATGAAGTAGATTGGAATGGTTTGCAGATATCGTGGTTATTGTCGCACACTATCACTGAAACTGACCACTGTCTATACCTGTCTGCAGCAAGTGTGGAATGGCTTCCAGTTATATCACACACGTAGTATACGTATTGTTATTAACGTGGGGTGGATTGCGATAGCATGTTATCTGGTTATATCAAAACGAAATTTCACATCTAAAAGTTGACAACTGAATATAGTAATATCGTTTAAATCTATTCCTAATAAGAATATACAATTCGATGGGACATTTGATATTGGGTCAGGGtattttttcaacatttacATATCCTACAGATAACTAGGCCTACAGTTGTACATGAAATCAAAGATAAACTATATACCATCCGAGGCACTACAAAATCCAATACTAGACTGAGTTTTGTGTGTATATCTGTGTGTACAACAGCCgcataatgtaggcctacacgaaTATGCTTGGATATAGATTATTTGCAATGTACAACACGATATGAAatt
The sequence above is a segment of the Diadema setosum chromosome 12, eeDiaSeto1, whole genome shotgun sequence genome. Coding sequences within it:
- the LOC140235717 gene encoding craniofacial development protein 2-like, with translation MVEPDDKGSERLLILRLQTSDGPVTLVSAYTPTLPSTPEAKDEFYTNLSDILRNIPDNEHLVHLGDFNARVGADHDSWPSYLGYFDVGRINENGQRLLELCSFHGLCVTNPYFQTKLQHRVSWRHPRSKHWHQLDLVIVRRTNLKTVLLSRSYHSADCDNDHSLVCSKLRLHPKKFHRTKTAGNPRIDTTKMQCPDKVEEFAKSLVDALSADKQRNSASEKLDHLWETIQKTALHTFGMKTSKNCDWFEARSNVMMSIIDAKRAALVEYKRSPNEKSLQALRAARGKVQQTAKMC